From the Sandaracinaceae bacterium genome, the window AGCCCACCACCCGCAGGTGGCGCGGGTGCGGGCGCACGCGCAGCAGCACCGCCGCCACGCCCAGCGTGGGCGCGAACGCCCACGCGAAGTACGCCGGGACGTCCCCCCGCAGCGCCGCCGCGCCCACCAGCACGAGCGCCACGAGCACCGTCAGCCAGCCCACGTAGACGGCCAGCCCAGCCTCCCGCTGCCGCTTGGGGATGAGCTCCCGCACGGTGAGCATGGACGCCGTCCCCACCGCCGCGAACACCCCCGCGGTCAGCACGGCGTCGCGCACCGCCCACCCGTTGGCCAACATGACCGGCACCCCACCCGCCGCCGCGCTCAGCGCCAGCAGCAGCGTGCCCACCCCGCTCTTCTCGAGCCCCCGCACGGAGAGCGCCACCAACCCCAGCCCGAGCGCCGCAGGCCCCAGCACGCTCCAGCGCGTGACCGCGTCGGCGTGCACCAACGCGTACCCTCCCGCGACCAGCGCCAGCCCGCCACGAGCCAGCAGCGCCAGCCACGCGCGCCCCCCGAGTTCCCGCCGCGCCCGCCCGCCACGCTGCGCCAGCAACACCAGCGCCGGCTCGTGCGCCAAGAACAGCGCCACCGCCGCCACGGCAAACCCCACGCCCACGAGTGACCCGTCCCCCCGGCAGAACGCGGTGAGCAGCGGCGCCAACACCAGCGCATACGCCCCGTGCTCCCGAGGCATCAACCAAGAGCCCGCCGCAGGCGAGCCCTTCGGACCTGCCGCCTGAGCGCTCATCATCGCACCGGCGTTCATCGCCCGGCGTGGTGCAAAGCCCATTCCAGGCCGAAAACGTGGCGTTTCGCGAGTTCGCCGCGCGCGAACCCGCCCTCCCCCGCGCACCTCTTGCGCGCTCCACCCCCATCCGCGCTCCGGCGCGCCCCATCGTTTCCATGAGTCCCGGACTGGCGGACCCAGTCGCGCCCCGAACGACCCAGTCGCGCTCCGACCGACCCAGTCGAGCCCCCGGCAGGCCCAGATGGCGCCGACGTCGCGCCCCCCGGATGCCCGGCCGACGCGTCACCGAGGAGAGCGACGGGCGCCCTGGGCAGCGGGGCTTGGGGGGGCCCTATTTCAAGCGTCCGCAGGAGGACGCGCGAAATGGGGAGGTCACCAGAGGGAGCGCCTGCGCGACCGCCCCCCGCAGACGGGTGCCCGTCGCCCTCCCCACGATCACGCCACCCACACTTGCACCCAGGCGGGTTGGCCGGCAACATCCCCCGGCCTGCCTCATGCAGGCGGAGGCCAAACGATGAGTGAATCACAGCTCCTGCTCGACCGCGTCTACCACTGGGAAAAGACCGCTCCGAACCAGCTCTACATGACGCAGCCGTGTGGCGCGGCTCCCGTCCAAGAGTTCACGTGGAAGCGCACGATGGACGAGGCGCGGCGCATGGCGTCCTACATCGCGGCGCAGAACCTCCCGGCCGGCTCGCGCATCGGCATCCTCTCGAAGAACTGCGCGCACTTCATCATGAGCGACCTGGCCATCTGGATGGCCGGTCACGTGTCCGTGGCGCTGTACCCGACGCTGGCCGCCGACACGGTGGGCTACTGCTTGCAGCACTCGGACGTGAAGCTGCTGTTCGTGGGCAAGCTGGACGGCTGGGACGGCATGAAGCCGGGTGTGCCCGCTGGCCTGCCCTGCGTGAGCTACCCGCTCAGCCCGCCGAACGACTTCCCAACCTGGGACAAGCTCATCAAGGAGCACGAGCCCATCGCCGGGAACCCCACGCGCCCCGCGGGGGACCTCGCCATCATCGTCTACACGTCGGGCTCCACCGGGCAGCCCAAGGGCGTGATGCACAGCTTCGGCACCATGAGCGTCGCGGCCAGCAACTTCGTCAAGATGTTCAGCGTGAACCAGAGCGACCGGTTCATCAGCTACCTGCCGCTGGCGCACGTCTTCGAGCGCGCCGCCATCGAGTGCCTGAGCATCTTCTCGGGCGGCCAGGTCTTCTTCGCCGACTCGCTCGACACCTTCGTGGAGGACATCAAGCGCGCGCGCCCCACGCTCTTCCAGAGCGTCCCGCGCCTGTGGCTCAAGTTCCAGCTCGGCGTGTTCTCGAAGATGCCGCCCAAGAAGCTGGGGCTCTTCCTGAAGATCCCCATCCTCAACGGCATCGTGCGCAAGAAGGTGCTCACGGGCCTCGGCCTGCAGGACACGCGCCTCGCCATCAGCGGCTCGGCGCCCATCCCGCCGGAGCTCGTGGGCTGGTACCGCAGCCTGGGCCTCGAGCTGCTCGAGGGCTACGGCATGAGCGAGAACTTCTGCTACTCGCACATGGCGCGTCCTGGCCGCGTGCGCCCGGGCTACGTGGGTGAGCCCGATCCGGGCTGCGAGGTGCGCATCAGCGAAGAGGGCGAGATCCTGGTGAAGAGCCCGGCCGACATGCTGGGCTACTACCTGGACGACGAGCGCACGCGCGAGTCGTTCACGGCCGACGGCTTC encodes:
- a CDS encoding YwiC-like family protein; protein product: MPREHGAYALVLAPLLTAFCRGDGSLVGVGFAVAAVALFLAHEPALVLLAQRGGRARRELGGRAWLALLARGGLALVAGGYALVHADAVTRWSVLGPAALGLGLVALSVRGLEKSGVGTLLLALSAAAGGVPVMLANGWAVRDAVLTAGVFAAVGTASMLTVRELIPKRQREAGLAVYVGWLTVLVALVLVGAAALRGDVPAYFAWAFAPTLGVAAVLLRVRPHPRHLRVVGWSLAAAKVATFAVLAFA
- a CDS encoding AMP-binding protein; the encoded protein is MSESQLLLDRVYHWEKTAPNQLYMTQPCGAAPVQEFTWKRTMDEARRMASYIAAQNLPAGSRIGILSKNCAHFIMSDLAIWMAGHVSVALYPTLAADTVGYCLQHSDVKLLFVGKLDGWDGMKPGVPAGLPCVSYPLSPPNDFPTWDKLIKEHEPIAGNPTRPAGDLAIIVYTSGSTGQPKGVMHSFGTMSVAASNFVKMFSVNQSDRFISYLPLAHVFERAAIECLSIFSGGQVFFADSLDTFVEDIKRARPTLFQSVPRLWLKFQLGVFSKMPPKKLGLFLKIPILNGIVRKKVLTGLGLQDTRLAISGSAPIPPELVGWYRSLGLELLEGYGMSENFCYSHMARPGRVRPGYVGEPDPGCEVRISEEGEILVKSPADMLGYYLDDERTRESFTADGFLKTGDRGEEDELRRLKITGRVKELFKTSKGKYVAPAPIENLINTNPNVEVSCVSGSGRPSAYASIMLAPDKKAKLADPAVKAAVTAELEELLDSVNSKIENYEEMQFFVVVKDDWQIENGFLTPTMKIKRNVIEDTYDPKLDSWYGSKKKVVFEE